One segment of Erigeron canadensis isolate Cc75 chromosome 2, C_canadensis_v1, whole genome shotgun sequence DNA contains the following:
- the LOC122587555 gene encoding LOB domain-containing protein 24-like, producing MTKATRCAACKYFRRRCPRDCIFAPYFPNNNPQRFAFVHKIYGASNIGKMLEETPVKLRADTMDALYCEAKCRIEDPVYGCVGIISSLYTQIQLAQSQLAKAQAEIAFLEANNVSSVAELKPITSVHQPLVQQVGFDYGLDVVDPFDNWFYY from the exons ATGACTAAAGCAACTCGATGTGCGGCTTGCAAGTATTTCAGACGTCGTTGTCCTCGCGATTGCATTTTTGCTCCTTACTTTCCTAACAATAACCCTCAAAGATTTGCTTTTGTACATAAAATTTATGGTGCTAGCAACATTGGCAAGATGCTCGAG GAAACACCGGTGAAACTACGTGCGGATACAATGGATGCATTGTATTGTGAGGCAAAATGTAGAATTGAAGACCCGGTGTACGGATGTGTTGGAATAATCTCTTCATTGTATACACAAATTCAATTAGCACAAAGCCAACTAGCAAAAGCTCAAGCCGAAATTGCTTTCCTTGAAGCTAATAATGTTTCATCAGTTGCCGAACTAAAACCAATTACATCGGTTCATCAGCCTTTGGTTCAACAAGTTGGTTTTGATTACGGTCTTGATGTCGTCGACCCCTTTGATAATTGGTTCTACTACTAG
- the LOC122587556 gene encoding uncharacterized protein LOC122587556, whose amino-acid sequence MSSSYSPNEIILPPMFPDLSTGSSFLFFQDALVAAEELEDSGSSSDTRTYIERHREEAHEKLMRDHFVEPPKFGERFFRHHYRKSKRLLLKIVDDIEAQYPYFQQHTDARNGQGFSQIQKCTSAIKQLSTGEPSDNFDEYLCMADRTSRECLINFCDSLSLYDLVRNGTAPDSSFIVRGRYYKRGYLLTDGIYPSWSTFVKAYPHPVDPKEKKFKRVQEAARKDIERVFGVLKGK is encoded by the exons ATGTCTAGTTCATATTCACCCAACGAAATCATCCTCCCGCCTATGTTTCCCGACTTATCCACGGGTagttcgtttttattttttcaagacGCTTTAGTGGCGGCGGAAGAGTTAGAAGACTCGGGTAGCTCTAGTGACACACGCACTTACATTGAACGACACCGGGAAGAAGCTCATGAAAAGCTAATGCGCGATCACTTTGTGGAACCTCCAAAGTTCGGCGAACGCTTCTTTCGTCATCATTATCGCAAGAGTAAAAGGTTGCTTTTAAAGATTGTTGATGACATTGAAGCTCAATACCCGTACTTTCAACAACATACGGACGCAAGGAATGGACAAGGTTTCTCGCAGATACAAAAATGCACGTCGGCAATCAAGCAACTCTCAACCGGTGAACCATCGGATAACTTCGATGAGTATTTATGCATGGCCGATCGCACGTCACGCGAATGTCTTATCAACTTTTGTGATTCG TTGTCGTTGTATGATTTGGTTCGAAATGGGACGGCTCCAGACTCATCATTCATTGTTCGTGGTCGGTATTACAAACGTGGTTATTTGCTAACTGATGGGATTTATCCTAGTTGGTCTACGTTTGTTAAAGCGTATCCACACCCTGTCGatccaaaagaaaagaagttcaAAAGAGTACAAGAAGCGGCAAGAAAAGACATTGAAAGGGTATTTGGTGTTCTTAAGggaaaatga
- the LOC122587557 gene encoding uncharacterized protein LOC122587557 has protein sequence MKVVIDGFIHWIASDGTLEGDILNKLVLSFDIKSEQLTELCLPPSLAAPTSRASLNLSKLRESLVVLEEAECGKEIGVWMMEHGGVQNSFTKLFTVNKSLNVPPIYGLNILGFTNDGKTISHIGFCFLSDFLPSEWKIVFYETHSIEMLQKYWDFCKSVSMSCRFIYGNAIVA, from the coding sequence ATGAAGGTAGTGATAGATGGGTTTATTCATTGGATTGCTTCTGATGGTACTCTAGAGGgtgatatattaaataaattggtATTGTCATTTGATATCAAGAGTGAACAATTAACCGAATTATGCCTCCCACCTAGTTTAGCAGCTCCCACTTCACGGGCTAGTTTGAATTTATCTAAGCTTAGAGAGTCACTTGTCGTGCTTGAAGAAGCTGAATGCGGAAAAGAAATCGGTGTGTGGATGATGGAGCATGGTGGTGTTCAAAACTCGTTCACAAAGCTATTCACTGTCAACAAATCACTAAATGTACCACCGATATACGGGCTAAATATACTTGGATTTACAAATGATGGCAAAACTATATCTCATATAGGTTTTTGTTTCTTGAGTGATTTCCTTCCTAGTGAAtggaaaattgttttttatgaAACTCACTCGATCGAAATGCTTCAAAAATATTGGGATTTCTGCAAATCGGTGTCCATGTCTTGCAGGTTCATATATGGAAACGCTATTGTTGCTTGA
- the LOC122590216 gene encoding transmembrane emp24 domain-containing protein p24delta9-like: protein MVKGMRFDIKTGATKCITEDIQSNSLSVGKYSIVNPNEDYPVPPDAHRITIRITSPLGNNCHYADKKDFGTFAFTANEDGDYMACFWVAKQNPPTTLTIEFDWKSGLAAKDWSKVAKRGRLEMMELDLKKLFDTVAIIHDEMFYLREREESMQHLIRSTNSKMATFSIFSLIVCLGVAAMQLWHLKTFFEKKKLI, encoded by the exons atgGTGAAAGGAATGAGGTTTGACATCAAAACAGGTGCCACAAAATGCATAACAGAAGATATTCAATCAAATTCGCTATCGGTTGGGAAATACAGCATTGTAAATCCTAATGAAGATTACCCTGTTCCTCCTGATGCCCATCGGATCACCATTCGG ATAACCTCACCACTGGGAAACAATTGTCACTATGCAgataaaaaagattttggtACATTTGCGTTCACTGCAAATGAGGATGGGGATTATATGGCTTGTTTTTGGGTTGCCAAACAAAATCCTCCTACAACGCTAACTATTGAGTTTGATTGGaaatctggacttgctgcaaaGGATTGGTCTAAAGTAGCAAAAAGAGGACGACTTGAG ATGATGGAACTTGACTTGAAGAAATTGTTTGACACTGTCGCCATAATCCATGATGAGATGTTTTATCTTCGCGAGAG GGAGGAATCAATGCAACATCTGATTAGATCAACAAATTCGAAGATGGCCACTTTTAGTATCTTTTCGCTCATTGTTTGTTTAGGAGTCGCCGCTATGCAACTCTGGCATTTAAAGACGTTTTTTGAGAAGAAGAAGCTCATCTAG
- the LOC122589051 gene encoding phosphate transporter PHO1 homolog 9-like yields the protein MKFGKEFASQMVPEWQEAYMNYNYLKTLLKEILIFKQRQTRSNKVNPPKSSSPSKVASLRRRVSLFRAFSGLTSRYGHNSPKKDKEDEVILVSAMHQSDEEEQSEDSHSNYQTIFLRSSEEGGEFELVFFRGLDYEFNKVNQFYRNKVEEVKKHAEELNMQMDAFIALRIKVNHPNAVSPFVNDTKKGSYPMEVIHEESQEKNLEDDRKDYKIASLEVLDNIKINTTTTSPRSTIKSLFHMLRSDLHYNKKELKDAQEKLKRAFIEFHEKLRYLKNYAFLNQLAFSKIMKKYDKITSRNASDAYLQMVEESYLSHSDEVTKLLERVESAFVKHFCNGNRHQGMDMLRPKAKKDGHWVTFFVGCFFGCSLALIVAIVLTIHARNIFKSPLRDQYMNTLFPLYSLFGFLVLHMLMYAGNVYYWMRYRINYSFIIGFKPGTELGYKEVLLLSSGLSVLTLAAVLSNLEMDMDQRTQTYKALTELVPVGLLIAVLLITICPFDIFYRTTRFFLLVCLWHCICAPFYTVTLPDFFLGDQLTSQVQLFRDLQFYVCYYGWGDFKKRDAGTCENSEVYKTIFIVIAVIPYWIRLLQCIRRLCEGRDSTQALNALKYFSIIVAVVARTIYSQRQGMTMKIIAAATSGFATIFATYWDIVMDWGLLCRNSENPWLRDKLILPNRSIYFIAMVLNVLLRLAWMQTVMDFTDAPFLHRKAMIALVASLEIIRRGIWNFFRLENEHLNNVGKFRAVKSVPLPFSYEDGNKVL from the exons ATGAAGTTTGGAAAAGAGTTTGCATCACAAATGGTGCCAGAATGGCAAGAAGCATACATGAACTACAATTACCTCAAGACACTTTTAAAAGAAATCTTGATTTTCAAGCAAAGACAAACAaggtcaaacaaagtcaaccctccaaaatcatcatcacctTCCAAAGTAGCATCTTTAAGAAGAAGGGTGTCACTTTTTAGAGCATTTAGTGGTCTAACAAGTCGTTATGGTCACAATAGTCCgaaaaaagataaagaagatGAAGTTATATTAGTTAGTGCAATGCATCAATCTGATGAAGAAGAACAAAGTGAGGATAGTCATAGTAACTATCAGACGATTTTTCTTCGGTCGTCTGAAGAAGGTGGAGAGTTTGAGCTTGTGTTCTTTAGAGGACTTGATTATGAGTTTAATAAAGTGAATCAGTTTTATAGAAATAAAGTTGAGGAAGTTAAGAAACATGCTGAAGAGTTGAATATGCAAATGGATGCTTTTATTGCTCTTAGGATCAAAGTCAATCATCCTAATGCTGTCTCTCCTTTTGTCAATGATACAAAAAAAG GGTCTTATCCAATGGAGGTAATACATGAAGAAAGCCAAGAAAAAAATTTGGAAGATGATAGGAAGGACTACAAGATAGCTTCCTTAGAGGTTTTAGACAATATAAAGATTAATACTACCACTACATCGCCGCGATCCACCATAAAAAGTCTGTTTCATATGTTAAGATCAGACTTGCATTACAACAAAAAAGAGCTTAAAGATGCCCAGGAGAAGTTGAAACGGGCTTTCATTGAGTTCCATGAAAAGCTTCGGTATTTAAAGAACTATGC GTTCTTGAACCAATTGGCCTTTTCGAAAATAATGAAAAAGTATGATAAG ATCACATCAAGAAATGCATCAGATGCTTACTTACAGATGGTTGAAGAATCATACTTGAGCCATTCTGATGAG GTTACTAAGCTCCTAGAGAGAGTAGAATCAGCATTTGTAAAGCATTTCTGTAATGGTAATCGCCACCAGGGAATGGACATGTTAAGGCCGAAAGCTAAAAAAGATGGGCATTGGGTAACCTTTTTTGTgg GTTGTTTTTTTGGATGCTCGTTAGCTCTTATTGTGGCAATTGTTTTAACCATACACGCAAGAAATATTTTTAAGAGTCCACTTCGAGATCAATACATGAATACTTTATTTCCATTATACAGCTTGTTTGGGTTTTTAGTGTTACATATGCTGATGTATGCTGGAAATGTATACTACTGGATGCGTTATCGGATCAATTACTCATTTATAATTGGATTCAAGCCGGGTACTGAATTGGGTTATAAAGAAGTTCTACTTCTCAGTTCTGGTCTATCAGTACTCACGCTTGCAGCTGTACTGTCAAACCTTGAAATGGACATGGATCAGAGAACTCAAACTTACAAAGCTCTAACTGAATTAGTCCCTGTAGGATTACTCATT GCTGTACTTTTGATAACAATCTGTCCATTCGATATCTTCTATCGTACAACCCGTTTCTTCCTATTAGTCTGTTTATGGCACTGTATATGTGCTCCTTTTTATACGGTTACTCTCCCTGATTTCTTCTTGGGTGATCAGTTAACTAGCCAG GTTCAATTATTTAGGGATTTGCAATTCTATGTATGCTACTATGGTTGGGGAGATTTCAAGAAAAGGGATGCAGGAACTTGCGAAAACAGCGAAGTTTATAAGACTATTTTTATAGTAATTGCTGTTATCCCATACTGGATACGGCTCCTACAG TGCATACGACGTTTGTGTGAAGGGCGTGATTCTACACAAGCTCTAAATGCGCTTAAATACTTCTCCATCATTGTCGCCGTTGTTGCAAGGACAATCTATAGTCAAAGACAAGGGATGACCATGAAAATAATTGCAGCAGCTACCTCCGGATTTGCAACAATTTTTGCTACCTATTGGGATATAGTGATGGATTGGGGTCTGCTATGTAGGAATTCTGAGAATCCTTGGTTAAGAGATAAGCTCATTTTGCCTAATAGATCTATCTACTTCATAGCGATG GTATTGAATGTGCTACTAAGACTTGCGTGGATGCAAACAGTAATGGATTTCACCGACGCCCCTTTCCTCCATAGAAAGGCCATGATAGCACTAGTTGCCAGTTTGGAGATTATTCGACGTGGAATATGGAACTTCTTTAG GCTGGAGAATGAGCATTTGAACAATGTTGGGAAATTTCGAGCTGTCAAGTCAGTGCCATTACCTTTTAGCTACGAGGACGGAAACAAGGTTTTATAA